In Drosophila santomea strain STO CAGO 1482 chromosome 2L, Prin_Dsan_1.1, whole genome shotgun sequence, a single window of DNA contains:
- the LOC120456461 gene encoding U2 small nuclear ribonucleoprotein auxiliary factor 35 kDa subunit-related protein 2 isoform X1 has product MPGKRARRKLTKKQQRKRRRQKHAKERDKLEEEAEKQRLLQPDYQKWLQSQEEMQEFQRLAEERERQVAEESWLRREATAQQQFRMDEAKQRREQEEVERLQREQAKERGEREEIQRRQREEETRKAAKAAAEFDAMMESMDVYLNNPHVEQPPSHLLRVMETHPEERACEFFSRTNCCRYGHACTFNHRRPMLARILLIRHFFNHSMLQERRAHKEYAAAEEHLELTEQDLRHDYDEFFRDAVEELEKFGTIVNFRTVRNTLEHLRGHVFVEYTTERSALRAFTNLQGRYYASKRLNVEFSNLKTWRGAVCGLSLTRKCPKGNGCGYLHLFGNPNNQFNTELEYTTGPRSERRSSQTPTAKTPSWDEHKERGRNWRWSESPEVELENSKDLGNRGQDLKHTHQRSHQSRSRSARDSVRSKRDPSSGSLQDDRSSKIYHQHRSNSTTSNHHQHRSNSTTPNHHHSHRE; this is encoded by the exons ATGCCGGGAAAAAG GGCACGAAGGAAGTTGACCAAGAAGCAGCAGAGGAAGCGGCGTCGTCAAAAACACGCCAAAGAACGTGACAAACTGGAGGAAGAGGCGGAAAAGCAGAGACTTTTGCAGCCGGATTACCAGAAATGGTTGCAATCACAGGAGGAAATGCAGGAGTTCCAGCGGCTGGCCGAGGAACGGGAGCGCCAGGTGGCGGAGGAGTCCTGGCTGCGACGCGAAGCCACAGCGCAGCAGCAGTTCCGCATGGACGAGGCCAAGCAGCGTCGGGAGCAGGAGGAAGTGGAGCGTTTGCAGCGGGAGCAGGCGAAGGAGCGGGGGGAACGGGAGGAGATCCAGAGAAGGCAGCGCGAGGAGGAGACACGAAAAGCGGCCAAGGCTGCTGCCGAATTCGATGCCATGATGGAGAGCATGGATGTGTACCTGAACAACCCGCATGTGGAGCAGCCACCCAGTCACCTGCTGCGCGTGATGGAGACGCATCCGGAGGAACGTGCCTGCGAGTTCTTCAGCCGCACAAACTGTTGCCGCTACGGTCACGCCTGCACCTTCAACCACCGCCGTCCCATGCTCGCGAGGATTCTGCTCATCCGGCACTTCTTCAACCATTCCATGCTGCAGGAGCGACGGGCGCACAAGGAGTACGCCGCGGCGGAGGAGCACCTGGAACTGACCGAACAGGATCTGCGCCACGACTACGATGAGTTCTTCAGGGATGCCGTCGAGGAACTGGAGAAGTTCGGCACCATCGTCAACTTCCGCACCGTGCGCAATACGCTGGAACATCTCAGGGGTCACGTCTTCGTGGAGTACACAACCGAACG GTCCGCTCTTCGCGCCTTCACCAATTTGCAAGGTCGCTACTACGCCTCCAAGCGACTGAACGTGGAGTTCTCCAATCTGAAGACCTGGCGCGGCGCAGTCTGCG GTTTGTCCTTAACACGTAAATGTCCCAAAGGTAACGGCTGCGGATATCTGCACCTGTTTGGCAATCCAAACAACCAGTTCAACACGGAACTGGAGTACACCACCGGTCCACGCAGCGAGCGACGCTCTAGCCAAACTCCAACGGCCAAGACTCCCAG TTGGGATGAACACAAGGAGCGGGGCAGGAACTGGCGCTGGTCAGAAAGCCCTGAGGTGGAGCTGGAAAATTCCAAGGACTTGGGCAACAGAGGTCAGGATCTCAAACACACCCATCAGCGGTCTCATCAGTCCAGGTCAAGAAGTGCCAGGGATTCAGTGCGCTCTAAAAGAGATCCCTCCTCGGGATCATTACAAGACGATCGCAGCTCAAAGATATATCATCAGCACAGGAGCAACTCCACCACATCCAATCATCATCAGCACAGGAGCAACTCCACAACACCCAATCATCATCACAGCCATCGCGAATAA
- the LOC120456475 gene encoding uncharacterized protein LOC120456475, protein MKVTLAIATFCVVMACSHAARTTTTTATKPGRFLSLPVPAKCASRPKEFSYRGKNMFLTTHVPALANKKVDWLDGRNLCREYCMDLVALETQEKNNLIFRVIQQNDVPYIWTAGRICDFAGCENRPDLEPKTVYGWFWSATREKIQATNRIPQGWGYNPWSQTGHKKRPQPDNAEYDINQTKEQCLSVLNNVYNDGIAWHDVACYHEKPVICEDNEELLRYVAATNPGIRL, encoded by the exons ATGAAAGTCACCCTGGCAATAGCGACTTTCTGCGTGGTGATGGCCTGCAGCCATGCGGCCAGAACCACCACAACCACAGCGACCAAGCCGGGTCGCTTCCTCTCACTGCCCGTGCCCGCCAAGTGCGCTAGCC GTCCCAAGGAGTTCTCCTACCGCGGCAAAAACATGTTCCTAACCACCCACGTGCCCGCCCTGGCCAACAAGAAGGTCGACTGGCTGGATGGCCGCAATCTGTGCCGCGAGTACTGCATGGACCTGGTCGCTTTGGAGACCCAGGAGAAGAACAACTTGATCTTCCGCGTCATCCAGCAGAACGATGTGCCGTACATCTGGACGGCCGGACGTATCTGTGACTTTGCTGGCTGCGAGAACCGTCCGGATCTGGAGCCGAAGACCGTCTACGGATGGTTCTGGTCCGCAACTCGCGAGAAGATCCAGGCCACCAACCGCATCCCACAGGGCTGGGGCTACAATCCCTGGTCGCAGACTGGACACAAGAAGCGCCCGCAGCCGGACAACGCCGAGTACGACATCAACCAGACCAAGGAGCAGTGCCTGTCCGTGCTGAACAACGTGTACAACGATGGCATCGCCTGGCACGACGTTGCCTGCTACCACGAGAAGCCCGTCATCTGCGAGGACAACGAGGAGCTGCTGCGCTATGTGGCGGCCACGAATCCCGGTATCCGTCTATAG
- the LOC120456461 gene encoding U2 small nuclear ribonucleoprotein auxiliary factor 35 kDa subunit-related protein 2 isoform X2 gives MPGKRKLTKKQQRKRRRQKHAKERDKLEEEAEKQRLLQPDYQKWLQSQEEMQEFQRLAEERERQVAEESWLRREATAQQQFRMDEAKQRREQEEVERLQREQAKERGEREEIQRRQREEETRKAAKAAAEFDAMMESMDVYLNNPHVEQPPSHLLRVMETHPEERACEFFSRTNCCRYGHACTFNHRRPMLARILLIRHFFNHSMLQERRAHKEYAAAEEHLELTEQDLRHDYDEFFRDAVEELEKFGTIVNFRTVRNTLEHLRGHVFVEYTTERSALRAFTNLQGRYYASKRLNVEFSNLKTWRGAVCGLSLTRKCPKGNGCGYLHLFGNPNNQFNTELEYTTGPRSERRSSQTPTAKTPSWDEHKERGRNWRWSESPEVELENSKDLGNRGQDLKHTHQRSHQSRSRSARDSVRSKRDPSSGSLQDDRSSKIYHQHRSNSTTSNHHQHRSNSTTPNHHHSHRE, from the exons ATGCCGGGAAAAAG GAAGTTGACCAAGAAGCAGCAGAGGAAGCGGCGTCGTCAAAAACACGCCAAAGAACGTGACAAACTGGAGGAAGAGGCGGAAAAGCAGAGACTTTTGCAGCCGGATTACCAGAAATGGTTGCAATCACAGGAGGAAATGCAGGAGTTCCAGCGGCTGGCCGAGGAACGGGAGCGCCAGGTGGCGGAGGAGTCCTGGCTGCGACGCGAAGCCACAGCGCAGCAGCAGTTCCGCATGGACGAGGCCAAGCAGCGTCGGGAGCAGGAGGAAGTGGAGCGTTTGCAGCGGGAGCAGGCGAAGGAGCGGGGGGAACGGGAGGAGATCCAGAGAAGGCAGCGCGAGGAGGAGACACGAAAAGCGGCCAAGGCTGCTGCCGAATTCGATGCCATGATGGAGAGCATGGATGTGTACCTGAACAACCCGCATGTGGAGCAGCCACCCAGTCACCTGCTGCGCGTGATGGAGACGCATCCGGAGGAACGTGCCTGCGAGTTCTTCAGCCGCACAAACTGTTGCCGCTACGGTCACGCCTGCACCTTCAACCACCGCCGTCCCATGCTCGCGAGGATTCTGCTCATCCGGCACTTCTTCAACCATTCCATGCTGCAGGAGCGACGGGCGCACAAGGAGTACGCCGCGGCGGAGGAGCACCTGGAACTGACCGAACAGGATCTGCGCCACGACTACGATGAGTTCTTCAGGGATGCCGTCGAGGAACTGGAGAAGTTCGGCACCATCGTCAACTTCCGCACCGTGCGCAATACGCTGGAACATCTCAGGGGTCACGTCTTCGTGGAGTACACAACCGAACG GTCCGCTCTTCGCGCCTTCACCAATTTGCAAGGTCGCTACTACGCCTCCAAGCGACTGAACGTGGAGTTCTCCAATCTGAAGACCTGGCGCGGCGCAGTCTGCG GTTTGTCCTTAACACGTAAATGTCCCAAAGGTAACGGCTGCGGATATCTGCACCTGTTTGGCAATCCAAACAACCAGTTCAACACGGAACTGGAGTACACCACCGGTCCACGCAGCGAGCGACGCTCTAGCCAAACTCCAACGGCCAAGACTCCCAG TTGGGATGAACACAAGGAGCGGGGCAGGAACTGGCGCTGGTCAGAAAGCCCTGAGGTGGAGCTGGAAAATTCCAAGGACTTGGGCAACAGAGGTCAGGATCTCAAACACACCCATCAGCGGTCTCATCAGTCCAGGTCAAGAAGTGCCAGGGATTCAGTGCGCTCTAAAAGAGATCCCTCCTCGGGATCATTACAAGACGATCGCAGCTCAAAGATATATCATCAGCACAGGAGCAACTCCACCACATCCAATCATCATCAGCACAGGAGCAACTCCACAACACCCAATCATCATCACAGCCATCGCGAATAA
- the LOC120456461 gene encoding U2 small nuclear ribonucleoprotein auxiliary factor 35 kDa subunit-related protein 2 isoform X3, with protein MPGKRARRKLTKKQQRKRRRQKHAKERDKLEEEAEKQRLLQPDYQKWLQSQEEMQEFQRLAEERERQVAEESWLRREATAQQQFRMDEAKQRREQEEVERLQREQAKERGEREEIQRRQREEETRKAAKAAAEFDAMMESMDVYLNNPHVEQPPSHLLRVMETHPEERACEFFSRTNCCRYGHACTFNHRRPMLARILLIRHFFNHSMLQERRAHKEYAAAEEHLELTEQDLRHDYDEFFRDAVEELEKFGTIVNFRTVRNTLEHLRGHVFVEYTTERSALRAFTNLQGRYYASKRLNVEFSNLKTWRGAVCGT; from the exons ATGCCGGGAAAAAG GGCACGAAGGAAGTTGACCAAGAAGCAGCAGAGGAAGCGGCGTCGTCAAAAACACGCCAAAGAACGTGACAAACTGGAGGAAGAGGCGGAAAAGCAGAGACTTTTGCAGCCGGATTACCAGAAATGGTTGCAATCACAGGAGGAAATGCAGGAGTTCCAGCGGCTGGCCGAGGAACGGGAGCGCCAGGTGGCGGAGGAGTCCTGGCTGCGACGCGAAGCCACAGCGCAGCAGCAGTTCCGCATGGACGAGGCCAAGCAGCGTCGGGAGCAGGAGGAAGTGGAGCGTTTGCAGCGGGAGCAGGCGAAGGAGCGGGGGGAACGGGAGGAGATCCAGAGAAGGCAGCGCGAGGAGGAGACACGAAAAGCGGCCAAGGCTGCTGCCGAATTCGATGCCATGATGGAGAGCATGGATGTGTACCTGAACAACCCGCATGTGGAGCAGCCACCCAGTCACCTGCTGCGCGTGATGGAGACGCATCCGGAGGAACGTGCCTGCGAGTTCTTCAGCCGCACAAACTGTTGCCGCTACGGTCACGCCTGCACCTTCAACCACCGCCGTCCCATGCTCGCGAGGATTCTGCTCATCCGGCACTTCTTCAACCATTCCATGCTGCAGGAGCGACGGGCGCACAAGGAGTACGCCGCGGCGGAGGAGCACCTGGAACTGACCGAACAGGATCTGCGCCACGACTACGATGAGTTCTTCAGGGATGCCGTCGAGGAACTGGAGAAGTTCGGCACCATCGTCAACTTCCGCACCGTGCGCAATACGCTGGAACATCTCAGGGGTCACGTCTTCGTGGAGTACACAACCGAACG GTCCGCTCTTCGCGCCTTCACCAATTTGCAAGGTCGCTACTACGCCTCCAAGCGACTGAACGTGGAGTTCTCCAATCTGAAGACCTGGCGCGGCGCAGTCTGCGGTACGTGA